A single genomic interval of Eurosta solidaginis isolate ZX-2024a chromosome 3, ASM4086904v1, whole genome shotgun sequence harbors:
- the LOC137244037 gene encoding uncharacterized protein, translated as MLLMGLGPNFGLPTTPNKLPTKQIIAEVECIMQNCVYPQNRNEIRQTVTRTIFQAKSTARKSNLENFLLQKEKSCIQFFKNNPEIICTRSDKGNKSVFMYKKDLLKLGEEMLSDTDIYNAITDPTNKIQIKNNLFVKTLFNRGKIDSLTKRKLTTYNANPPRIYFAPKHHKNEIPMPLRPISADYDGPTTALSKYATAILAKIPKSQFHICNSFEFKAFIAQQTHEPGQIQVSFDVKSLFTNASVDSILRILNERWRDIESITNLSQSEFIEMITLCTKNSYFQFNEQFYAQNFGCPMGSPISCILVEILMDNVLERAIQRVKEELEFNISIIKKYVDDLYLLLPEHILPSVLKIFNAIEPGIEFTFEKEQQNMLPFLDMVIFRNAQDGTFNTEWYRKPVSSGRILNYRSIHPLTQKISTAKGLINRVLNLSDEKYHNKNKLIIKGILKANDYPPKLVSRLINHYKISINKKKHRPNINEHQRSTTISRN; from the coding sequence ATGCTCTTAATGGGCTTAGGCCCAAACTTTGGACTGCCAACAACTCCTAACAAGCTACCAACCAAACAGATAATAGCAGAAGTGGAGTGCATTATGCAAAATTGCGTATATCCCCAAAACAGAAACGAAATCAGACAAACGGTGACACGCACAATATTTCAAGCCAAATCAACAGCAAGAAAATCCAATTTAGAAAACTTCctactacaaaaagaaaaaagttgcatACAGTTTTTTAAGAACAATCCTGAAATAATATGCACTAGATCGGATAAAGGAAATAAATCTGTGTTTATGTACAAAAAAGACCTATTAAAACTTGGAGAGGAGATGCTCAGCGACACTGACATATACAACGCCATAACTGACccaacaaacaaaatacaaatcaaaAACAATCTGTTTGTAAAAACCCTATTCAATAGAGGTAAAATAGACTCCCTAACTAAACGGAAACTTACAACGTACAACGCAAACCCACCAAGGATATACTTCGCACCAAAACACCACAAAAACGAAATTCCAATGCCACTTAGACCGATCTCCGCCGACTATGATGGACCAACAACAGCACTGTCGAAATATGCAACAGCGATTCTAGCCAAAATACCAAAATCGCAGTTCCACATATGCAATTCATTTGAATTTAAAGCATTCATCGCCCAACAAACACACGAACCGGGCCAAATACAAGTATCATTTGATGTAAAAAGCCTATTTACAAATGCGTCAGTTGATTCTATTTTAAGAATCTTAAACGAGAGGTGGAGGGATATTGAATCCATCACAAATCTTTCGCAAAGTGAATTTATCGAAATGATTACTCTTTGCACAAAAAACAGCTATTTTCAATTTAACGAACAGTTCTATGCACAGAATTTCGGTTGCCCAATGGGATCACCCATCAGCTGTATTCTAGTAGAAATTCTAATGGACAACGTTTTAGAACGAGCCATTCAGAGAGTAAAAGAAGAACTAGAATTCAACATTAGCATAATTAAGAAATACGTAGACGACCTATACCTACTACTACCTGAACACATCCTTCCATCGGTCTTAAAAATATTCAATGCCATAGAACCAGGAATCGAGTTCACATttgaaaaagaacaacaaaatatgctaccaTTCTTGGATATGGTTATTTTCAGAAACGCACAGGACGGAACCTTTAACACGGAATGGTACCGTAAACCAGTCTCATCAGGTCGTATTTTGAATTATAGGTCAATACATCCATTAacccaaaaaatcagcaccgcaaaagggttaataaacagagttcttaacttaagtgatgaaaaataccacaacaagaacaaattaattataaaaggcaTCCTCAAAGCAAACGATTATCCGCCAAAATTGGTTTCAAGATTAATAAATCATTATAAAATATccatcaacaaaaaaaaacaccgacccaatattaacgagcaccaacgctcaacaacaattagcagaaattaa